The following nucleotide sequence is from Deltaproteobacteria bacterium.
ATCATCCCAAAAAGGTTAGCTTATTGGAGCGGTTTTTTTCGCCTGCATTTAGGAGAAAATTCTATGCCTTAAGCCTGCTGGAGTTTTGTATATTTCCTCGACAACTTCATTTTATTGATGATTTCCTGGGAATTGCAAAAACTCAATTTACGGCTAGCTCCTTGCGGCGCTATTTTACGGGTGTACTTTTTTCCTGGGTTGTTCTTGACATAGCGCTAAGTTTTTTTGAAACGCCAAAAATCGAAGGTGTGGGTATTATAGGTAGAGATGAGCTTTTCTTGGTGCTGGCGCTAGGATTTAATGTCATAGCTCGAGCCAATATCAATAAGCCAAAGCACTTCTTGCTTGCCACCTTTCTTTCAGTTGAGCTTATTCTCGGGGTGTTAACTGCTAAGCAAATCGCTGTCGTCGAGCCTTATCAGTGGTTGTTTGTGGCGCTCTTAGTAGTCTTTTTTGGCCTTACGGTGATGGATCGCAAGAATCTTGGCGATATCGAAAGTTTTCGGGCTTTTTATTCCCGGACGCCATTGACCAATAACCTCATTCTCTTAATTGGGCTGTCGATCGTAGCTGTGCCAGGCTTGGGAAATTTTTTTGTTTGGGAGTTTTTAGTTCATAGCGTTACTTCGCTTTCGCCACAGCTAGTAATACAGGCGTTTTTCATTCTTTCCCTAAATACAATTCTGATGTTTGTGTTTTACTATGTTAATTTTTTAGGGCAGCGCGAAAGATATCGCGACTTAGACATGGTCGGACGCGAATCAATTGCGGGACTTAGTATTGAAAGGGCTTATGTAAACCCCTCGGAGCCGCACAAAAAAATGGGGTGGCAGGGTCTTTCAACTGTTTTTAATAGCCGCAAGAATCTAAACAAGTCGGTTTCCGAACAGGAGACGAAAGGTTCTGATTGTAGTCAAGTAAAGCAACAGGGCAATCCCCATTACCACTGAGGGTGGCAATCAAAGCAAACTTAATCGCAAGCGCTCATCGATGCGCTCAGCTGTTCCGGGAGGGCGGTGTTTTGTTAAGGATGGAGAGGCTATTAGCCGCAAGGGCGATCAAATCTTGCTCCGAAACTCCCAAACTTCCTGCCAGTAAATAATTCTCTATCAAGCTCTTATCGAAGATGCCCGGGTCATCGGAACCTATTAATACATTCAATCCCATTTCTAACATCCTGGCCAGAGGATGTGAGGCGGTATCGGCAAGCCCTAGCGAAATATTGCTCCAAGGACATACTTCTATCGGTATTTGGGTTTCAATTAATTCGTCCACCAGAGCCTTATCTTCGAAGATGCTAATGGCATGGGCGATGCGATCGGGTCTCAAAATTTCCAAAGCTTCTTTAACGGCACTTGCTCCCGCAGTCTCTCCGGCATGCACTATGGTTTTAAAACCAAGTTTCTGGGCACGGCTAAAAGCCTCGGCAAAGGGTCTAGTTGAGTTATGGCTTTCATAGCCGGCGAGTCCTATGGCAATTACGTCTAAACCGATATCCTTGGCGTAATTAGCTAACTCGAGAGTGCGTTCGCCCCTACTAGTATCGGCATTTCGCACTATGTCAAAAATCCACTTAAAAGTAATGTTTGCTAGTTTAGCAGCCTCTTGGGCTGCAACTAATCCTCCGATGAGACTGACCAGATCAGCACCAAGAGCCTCAAAGGTGGTTGGCGTAAAGTATATCTCGCTATAAGCGATGCCCTGTTCTTGGGAGGATAAAATATAGTTATGAGCTATCGCCATGACATCCTCAGCTGATTTGATTGACTCGGATATTTTTAAGTATATGGCGATAAACTGCTCAAAACTAAAAGTCTGCGGGTATCTATTAACTAGGTTTGGTGGTGGAATAGGCCCATAGCCGCCCTTTATCTCCAGGTAGGTAGGCTTAGCAAGAGCGACATTATTCTTCTTAGCAAGCTTTCTTAGTGTCGCAAAGTCGACCGTGCCTTCTAAGTGAACGTGAAGGTCGGCTTTAGGTGTAGCTATTAGGGTTGTCGCCAGGGTCATAGAGTATTTCGTTTGAGACACAATCATAGCACTAGGACTGGAATCGCTAGAGGTAAACGCGCTTGGTCAGGCAATTATTATTTTAATCTGAGAGTTGACATATTACAAATTTCCTCGTTAATGTCTGATGATTTTAAGGCACAAGAGTTATTTGAGTTTAGCCATTCTTAACACACATTAAAATAGGCGGGATTATATGAAGTCGATAATGGCAGTGTCTCCAAATGGCACTGGCGAACATGGCGATTCGCACCTAGCCAGCATTGAACTGTCAAATGTCTCGAAGAGATTTCGCAGGGCCTCGCTTGCCAGGAAAAGCTACGACACTCTAAAAACTCG
It contains:
- the add gene encoding adenosine deaminase, encoding MTLATTLIATPKADLHVHLEGTVDFATLRKLAKKNNVALAKPTYLEIKGGYGPIPPPNLVNRYPQTFSFEQFIAIYLKISESIKSAEDVMAIAHNYILSSQEQGIAYSEIYFTPTTFEALGADLVSLIGGLVAAQEAAKLANITFKWIFDIVRNADTSRGERTLELANYAKDIGLDVIAIGLAGYESHNSTRPFAEAFSRAQKLGFKTIVHAGETAGASAVKEALEILRPDRIAHAISIFEDKALVDELIETQIPIEVCPWSNISLGLADTASHPLARMLEMGLNVLIGSDDPGIFDKSLIENYLLAGSLGVSEQDLIALAANSLSILNKTPPSRNS